ACCACGCACTGGGCCTACTGCGACGAGTTCGCCGAGCTGTATCCCGCGGTGAAACTGGACCCGACGGCGCTGTACCTGGACGACGGCGACGTGCTCACGTCGGCAGGCCTCTCGGCAGGTCTGGATTTGTGCCTGCATCTGATCCGCAGGGAACTGGGCCCGCACGCGGCGGCGGAACTGGCCAGATGGAACGTGACCGCGCCGCACCGTGAGGGCGGTCAGGCGCAGTACATCCCGGATGCTCTCGGCACACACCAGGCCGGCGGCGGCCTCGCCGCCACGCTCGCCTGGGCCGGCGCCGAACCAGCCGCGGCGGTTGACGTTTCGGCCCTGGCCGCGCACGCACTGATGAGCGAGCGCACGTTCATCCGTCGATTCAAGGCCGAGGTGGGCACCACGCCGCGGCGGTGGCTCGATGCGCAGCGCACCGCGCGTGCCCGCGAGTTGCTGGAAAGCACACAGTTGCCGGTCGAAGTCGTTGCGGCGCAATCGGGATTCGGCAGCGTCACCGCGCTCCGGGTGCACCTGCGGGCAGCGACGGGGACCACCCCGGCGTCGTATCGCCGAGCGCTACGACGCTGACCGACGTGGCAATCCACGGATATCGTTGTGCGACAGCATGTTCGGGCATCGAAATTCGCTTCCCTTTCGCGCCGACCCGACAATGCCGGTCGAGTGGTCGCGAATTCATGTCCGCGAATGGGTTTACCGCGACGCGTCGAGGGGTAAGTACTTGTAGAGGATTCGCGTAGCCATATCTTATGCTTGACGTGTTCTTCGTTCTACGAGCATCCAGTAAGATTGCTGATTGTTAACCGATCGACTGAACTACTTCCCTACCGACATCGGATCCCGCGATTCCCGCGGCGAACGTCGTGATCGACGCGCGAGAGGTGGTTGGAGCATGGCCGATCTGGAGACGGCGGCATCCATTGCCCCGTTGGTTACTGGAGTCGAGTTCGCGACCGCGAGCACGCCGCTGCGACGCGCCGCGGGGCGTCTGCAGTCGGTGCTGCCGCCCGGTTGGCATGTCGAGATCGTCGACGCGCCGAACCGGCCGGACAGCGACGGATCCCCCGTCCTGCGCGTGGTCATGCCGACCGGCTGATCATCCCGTCCAGCCGAGCGGCATGAGCAGCGACTTCTGCTCGCAGAACGAGTCGAGACCCTCCGGGCCGTTCTCCCGCCCGAGCCCGGAGTTCTTGTAGCCGCCGAACGGCGAACTCGGGTCGAAGGCATACCAATTGATCGCGTAGGTGCCGGTGCGCACCCGCGCCGCGATCTCGGCGCCGTGCTCGATGTCGGTGGTCCACACCGACCCCGCGAGGCCGTAGACCGAGTCGTTGGCAATGGCGACGGCCTCGTCCTCGGTCTCGTACGGGATCACCGACAGCACCGGGCCGAAGATCTCCTCCTGGGCGATGGTGGACTTGTTGTCCACGTCGGCGAAGATCGTCGGCTCGACGAACCAGCCGCGGTCAAGACCTTCCGGACGACCGCCGCCGAGCACCAGGCGCGCGCCTTCGGCCTTGCCCTTGGCGATGTAGCCCTCGACCCGGTCGCGCTGGCGTTCGGAAATCAGCGGGCCCAGCAGCACACTCGGGTCTGTCGGGTCGCCGACCTTCATTGTCTTCACGTGTTCGACCAGCGCTTCGAGGAATTCGTCGTACCGACTGCGCGGTGCGAGAATGCGGGTCTGTGCGACGCAGCCCTGCCCGCTGTTCATCAGGCCGGAGAATGCGAGCACTGGGATGTCGGCCGCGAGGTCCATGTCCGGCAACAGGATCGCCGCGGATTTGCCGCCGAGTTCGAGCGACACACTCTTGAGCTGTCCGGTGGCGATCGCGCCG
The DNA window shown above is from Nocardia sp. NBC_01730 and carries:
- a CDS encoding aldehyde dehydrogenase — encoded protein: MHYDSLFIGGRWAAPATAERVQVFSPATVEAVGSVPAVTRIDVDAAVDAARHAFDHGPWPSTPPEERAEVLTRAARLIEQRSADLLAALVAEVGTPQVMAMTLNQLPSVAVLDAYAALAKSFPWRETRVGGFGTTRVTREPRGVVAAVTAWNVPLFLAANKLAPALLAGCTVVLKPAPLTPITANLLADIFTEAGLPEGVLSVLPAEPDAAEYLVAHPGVDKVTFTGSTAVGKKIGAIATGQLKSVSLELGGKSAAILLPDMDLAADIPVLAFSGLMNSGQGCVAQTRILAPRSRYDEFLEALVEHVKTMKVGDPTDPSVLLGPLISERQRDRVEGYIAKGKAEGARLVLGGGRPEGLDRGWFVEPTIFADVDNKSTIAQEEIFGPVLSVIPYETEDEAVAIANDSVYGLAGSVWTTDIEHGAEIAARVRTGTYAINWYAFDPSSPFGGYKNSGLGRENGPEGLDSFCEQKSLLMPLGWTG
- a CDS encoding GlxA family transcriptional regulator, which produces MKKVVALALDGVMTFDLACAVQAFRHGPGKTGEPSGFEMRTCGLRPGPVWTPNGFELRVEHGLEALSDADIVVVPGIGIPTLPTPQEALTALRDAAERGATMVSICVGAFVLAEAGLLDGRPATTHWAYCDEFAELYPAVKLDPTALYLDDGDVLTSAGLSAGLDLCLHLIRRELGPHAAAELARWNVTAPHREGGQAQYIPDALGTHQAGGGLAATLAWAGAEPAAAVDVSALAAHALMSERTFIRRFKAEVGTTPRRWLDAQRTARARELLESTQLPVEVVAAQSGFGSVTALRVHLRAATGTTPASYRRALRR